One Faecalicatena sp. Marseille-Q4148 DNA window includes the following coding sequences:
- a CDS encoding site-specific integrase produces MSAYKDTKQGTWYVSFRYIDWTGKKTQKLKRGFKTKKEALNYEKEFMRKTAADMKMEMGSFIEVYFEDKRKELKENSIRNKQHMMNKHIVPYFGTRKMNEITPADVIQWQNTIQEKGYSKTYERMIQNQLNALFNHAQKIYNLKENPCKKVKRMGKSDADKLEFWTKEEYERFITVIDPESEDYLIFEILFWTGIREGELLALSLSDFDMSGNRLHINKTYNRIQKRDVIDTPKTENSVRTIDIPNFLKEEVQEYVKKRYGFPENQRLFPIVARTLQKRLKRYEKQSGVKQIRVHDIRHPYVKPTTKKFITFFEVFRAAS; encoded by the coding sequence ATGTCAGCTTACAAGGACACAAAACAGGGAACCTGGTATGTGAGCTTCCGTTATATTGACTGGACAGGAAAGAAAACACAGAAGCTGAAAAGAGGGTTCAAGACAAAGAAAGAAGCATTGAATTATGAAAAGGAATTCATGAGAAAGACTGCAGCGGATATGAAAATGGAGATGGGAAGTTTCATCGAAGTTTATTTTGAAGACAAGAGAAAAGAACTGAAAGAAAATTCAATCCGGAATAAGCAGCACATGATGAACAAGCACATTGTTCCGTATTTTGGAACAAGAAAAATGAATGAGATCACACCGGCAGATGTTATCCAGTGGCAGAATACCATTCAGGAAAAAGGTTACAGCAAGACTTATGAACGCATGATTCAGAACCAGTTGAATGCATTATTCAATCATGCACAGAAAATTTACAATCTGAAGGAAAATCCATGTAAGAAAGTAAAGCGTATGGGAAAATCGGACGCAGACAAGCTGGAATTCTGGACGAAAGAAGAATATGAACGTTTTATTACGGTGATTGATCCGGAAAGTGAGGATTATCTGATATTTGAAATTTTGTTCTGGACCGGTATAAGAGAAGGGGAACTTCTGGCACTGAGTCTTTCGGACTTTGATATGAGTGGGAACAGGCTGCATATCAACAAGACTTATAACCGGATTCAGAAGCGAGATGTGATCGATACTCCCAAAACGGAAAATTCAGTCCGCACCATTGACATTCCTAATTTTCTGAAAGAAGAAGTTCAGGAATATGTGAAGAAACGCTATGGATTTCCAGAAAACCAGAGATTATTTCCAATCGTGGCAAGAACACTGCAGAAACGACTCAAGAGATATGAAAAGCAGAGCGGTGTGAAGCAAATCAGAGTGCATGATATCCGGCACCCGTATGTCAAGCCCACGACAAAAAAATTTATAACTTTTTTTGAAGTTTTTCGGGCAGCTTCATAG
- a CDS encoding DNA-binding protein — protein MRTNYMMTVDDVMEELGVKRSKAYSILKQLNDELEKEGYVAVRGKIPRPYWETKFYGCSQRAM, from the coding sequence ATGAGAACTAATTATATGATGACTGTTGATGATGTCATGGAAGAATTAGGCGTGAAACGCAGTAAGGCATATTCTATTCTGAAACAACTCAATGATGAATTGGAAAAGGAAGGATATGTAGCAGTTCGTGGAAAGATTCCACGTCCCTATTGGGAAACAAAATTTTATGGATGCTCTCAGAGAGCAATGTGA